Proteins from one Doryrhamphus excisus isolate RoL2022-K1 chromosome 19, RoL_Dexc_1.0, whole genome shotgun sequence genomic window:
- the crip2 gene encoding cysteine-rich protein 2 encodes MASKCPKCDKTVYFAEKVSSLGKDWHKLCLKCDRCNKLLNAGGHAEHDGRPYCHKPCYAALFGPKGVNIGGAGSYVYDTPANNNNPTTGVDSSASRAEEKKTFTAKPPSKAGGVTTFSGEANLCPRCNKKVYFAEKVTSLGKDWHRPCLRCERCSKTLSAGSHAEHDGQPYCHKPCYAVLFGPKGVNTGGVGSYIYEPAQ; translated from the exons CTGAGAAAGTGTCGTCGCTGGGCAAGGACTGGCACAAGCTGTGTCTCAAATGTGACCGCTGCAACAAGCTCCTCAACGCCGGCGGACACGCTGAG CATGACGGAAGGCCCTACTGCCACAAGCCGTGCTACGCCGCCCTCTTTGGGCCAAAAG GTGTGAACATCGGGGGTGCCGGCTCTTACGTGTACGACACTCcggccaacaacaacaacccgaCCACCGGTGTGGACTCGTCGGCCTCCAGAGCGGAGGAGAAGAAGACGTTCACGGCCAAGCCGCCTTCCAAAG ctGGCGGCGTCACCACGTTTTCCGGCGAGGCCAACCTGTGTCCCAGATGTAACAAGAAGGTATATTTCG CCGAGAAAGTGACGTCGCTGGGCAAAGACTGGCATCGCCCGTGCTTGCGCTGCGAGAGGTGCAGCAAGACTTTGTCCGCTGGCAGCCACGCAGAG CACGACGGCCAGCCGTACTGCCACAAGCCGTGCTACGCCGTGCTCTTCGGGCCCAAAG gcgTCAACACGGGCGGGGTGGGCAGCTACATCTACGAGCCTGCGCAGTGA
- the crip1 gene encoding cysteine-rich protein 1 gives MPKCPRCQKEVYFAEKVTSLGKDWHRPCLKCEKCGRTLSSGSHAEHDGKPYCHKPCYSALFGPKGYGHGGTESHTYK, from the exons ATGCCAAAGTGTCCCCGATGCCAGAAGGAGGTCTACTTTG CGGAGAAGGTGACGTCGCTGGGCAAAGATTGGCACCGGCCGTGTCTGAAGTGTGAAAAGTGCGGCAGGACGCTCTCATCCGGGTCCCATGCTGAG cATGACGGCAAACCATACTGCCACAAACCATGCTACAGTGCACTGTTTGGCCCTAAAG GGTATGGACATGGCGGAACGGAGAGTCATACTTACAAGTAG